From the Roseofilum capinflatum BLCC-M114 genome, the window AAGGCGATCGGCAACCCATTAAGGAGCTAGGGAGCGAGACGCTCCCACGCCTTAATATTAAAGGTTTTAGGAGTGCGGGCATCTTGCCCGCTAGTTATATCAAGTCCGTTGGAGAACCTAAGAGAAATCGCGTTTGTGGACTCCCTGCATCCGGATTGTGCCAGCTCGTCAGTGAAGAATAAAACTAAGTATGTAGCCACGGGTTAACGAGCGTGGGAAAATAGGGCAAACCTCAACCGGGCAAAAAAAGCATTTTTGAAATGACTGGTTATCCGTGACTCATAAGCAGGGCAAAAGCGCCTATGATATTCTCCAATGATAGTGTGTTGTGTGTGGAGTGTTCTGAAAATGGTTCAATCTTTATCCAAACCTCAAACTCCGGTAGCCAGTCGTCCAGAAATTGCGCCCCTCGATCCGCTCTGGAATCCCCTGAACTTACCGCCTTCTCGCCTATTTGGTACGGATGGTATTCGGGGAAAGGCGGGGGACTTGCTCAATGCTCCCTTTGCGCTTCAATTGGGATTTTGGGCTGGACAAGTGTTACGCCCTGCGGGGATGAGTTCGGGCATCGTCATTTTAGGGCAAGATTCCCGCAATTCTAGCGATATGTTGGCCATGTCCCTGTCCGCCGGTTTGACAGCAGCCGGCTTAGAGGTGTGGAACATTGGATTGTGCCCGACTCCTTGTGTTTCTTATCTGACGGGAGTGACAGAGGCGATCGCCGGTATCATGATCTCAGCCAGCCATAATCCTCCCGAAGACAACGGCATTAAGTTTTTTGGTTCCGATGGTACAAAATTGTCTCAAACCGTTCAGGGGCAAATTGAGGCAGCGCTCAGAGGACAAATGCACCTCCATACCAGTCTTCCTCACTGGGGACAACATTATCATCGCCCAGAGCTGCTCAAACAGTACGCAACGGCTTTGCATCAACCCTTGGTCAACACCCTGGATTTACGGGGAATGCGGGTTGTTTTAGATTTAGCGTGGGGAGCTGCGGTTCCGGTTGCCCCTGGGGTATTTGCAGATCTGGGCGCAGAGGTCATCAGTTTACACAACCGAGCTGACGGCGATCGCATTAATGTTCACTGTGGTTCCACCCATCTGGCTTCCCTGCAAGCCGCCGTGCAAGAACACAACGCCGATCTCGGATTTGCCTTTGATGGGGATGCTGACCGGGTAATCGCCGTAGATTCCCAGGGAAGACCCGTAGATGGAGATTATATTCTCTACCTCTGGGGCTGTA encodes:
- the glmM gene encoding phosphoglucosamine mutase: MVQSLSKPQTPVASRPEIAPLDPLWNPLNLPPSRLFGTDGIRGKAGDLLNAPFALQLGFWAGQVLRPAGMSSGIVILGQDSRNSSDMLAMSLSAGLTAAGLEVWNIGLCPTPCVSYLTGVTEAIAGIMISASHNPPEDNGIKFFGSDGTKLSQTVQGQIEAALRGQMHLHTSLPHWGQHYHRPELLKQYATALHQPLVNTLDLRGMRVVLDLAWGAAVPVAPGVFADLGAEVISLHNRADGDRINVHCGSTHLASLQAAVQEHNADLGFAFDGDADRVIAVDSQGRPVDGDYILYLWGCTLHHAQKLPNQTIISTVMANLGFEHAWAKLGGQLVRTPVGDQHVHAEMIKSGAMLGGEQSGHILCHHYSLTGDGLQTALHLSAIVRQSGMSLAELVNQSFQPYPQLLKNVRVEDRHTRLNWHSCQPLQEAIAHATEALGNQGRILVRASGTEPVVRVMVEAIQDNLALHWTEHLVQAVQRHLA